The Pleuronectes platessa chromosome 13, fPlePla1.1, whole genome shotgun sequence genome includes a window with the following:
- the parp2 gene encoding poly [ADP-ribose] polymerase 2, whose product MRRTRSSRSQTKAAAAEGGGGEGEARSETVWQWQGDGGQWELYSPAACASLDSALSSGETSVTLALGPGTPYEVDLKKMVQINPVTKYKRKIRSQTVKSESVPEASDSTALNGMTVQVKEEEEEEEEEEEEKPAAKKRKAQSKSQTKAKKPPKEEIKTEEVTRTLVMKGKAPVDPECKAKLGKAHVYCEGNDVYDVMLNQTNLQFNNNKYYLIQLLKDDSSKLYSVWLRWGRVGKVGQNNLTPFGGDLLKAKDFFKKKFLDKTKNEWEHRASFEKVGGKYDMVFMDYSTNEKQEESTVSTVPKEKKSSTLDVKIQSLLELICDLKAMEECVLEMKFDTRKAPLGKLTSEQIRAGYTALQRIEECLKKKGNHRLLLEACNQFYTRIPHDFGLKTPPLINTEEELKEKIALLEALSDIQIAVKMVQSSEGGDEHPLDRQYSSLQCKLQPLDSCSDEFKVIEKYLLSTHASTHQDYSMSVLDVFSVDRDGESSSFLSQIHNRTLLWHGSRLSNWVGILSQGLRVAPPEAPATGYMFGKGIYFADMSSKSANYCFANQNNHVGLLLLCEVALGDSHELLDADYEAANLPAGKHSTKGLGQTGPDPKNSVTLGGVTVPMGPGVKTGVGKNSVYSLLYNEFIVYNPAQTRMRYLLRIKFNYASLW is encoded by the exons ATGAGGAGAACCAGGTCGTCGAGGAGTCAGACTAAGGCCGCGGCggcggagggaggaggaggagaaggagaagcccGCTCGGAGACAG TGTGGCAGTGGCAGGGGGACGGGGGTCAGTGGGAGCTGTACTCGCCGGCCGCCTGCGCCTCGTTGGACTCCGCCCTCTCCTCGGGAGAAACCTCCGTCACGCTGGCCCTGGGACCGGGGACGCCCTACGAGGTCGACCTGAAGAAGATGGTGCAGATTAATCCGGTCACAAAATACAAGAGGAAGATTCGCTCTCAAACAGTCaagtcag AGAGTGTTCCTGAAGCAAGTGACTCCACTGCTCTCAATGGAATGACCGTTCAAgttaaagaggaagaggaggaggaggaggaagaggaggaggagaaacctgCAGCTAAGAAGAGGAAGGCGCAAAGCAAGAGTCAGACAAAAGCCAAGAAACCACCCAAAGAAGAGATAAAAACTGAAG AGGTCACAAGGACGTTGGTGATGAAGGGCAAAGCTCCGGTGGACCCTGAATGCAAAGCCAAACTCGGAAAG GCTCACGTTTACTGTGAAGGAAACGATGTTTACGACGTGATGTTAAACCAG ACAAATCTCCAGTTTAACAACAATAAGTATTATCTGATCCAGCTGCTGAAGGACGACAGCTCCAAGCTCTACAGCGTGTGGCTGAGATGGGGTCGAG TGGGCAAAGTGGGTCAAAACAACCTCACACCCTTTGGTGGAGATCTGCTGAAAGCCAAAGATTTCTTCAAGAAGAA GTTCTTGGATAAGACCAAGAATGAGTGGGAACATCGGGCCAGTTTTGAGAAAGTGGGTGGAAAGTACGACATGGTGTTCATGGACTACAGCACAAATGAAAAG CAGGAGGAGTCCACAGTGAGCACCGTACccaaagagaagaagagctcCACGCTGGACGTGAAGATCCAGTCTCTCCTGGAGCTGATCTGTGACCTGAAGGCCATGGAGGAGTGTGTGCTGGAGATGAAGTTTGACACTCGGAAAGCTCCTCTCG GCAAACTGACCTCGGAGCAGATCCGCGCAGGCTACACCGCGCTGCAGAGAATCGAGGAGTGTCTGAAGAAGAAGGGAAACCACCGTCTGCTGCTGGAGGCCTGCAACCAGTTCTACACCCGCATCCCTCACGACTTTGG CTTGAAAACCCCCCCGCTCATCAAcacggaggaggagctgaaggagaagaTTGCACTGCTGGAG GCTCTGAGTGACATCCAGATAGCCGTGAAAATGGTCCAGTCCAGTGAGGGCGGGGACGAACATCCTCTGGACAGACAGTACAGCTCCCTCCAGTGCAAGCTACAGCCTCTGGACTCCTGCAGTGATGAGTTCAAG GTTATAGAGAAATATCTGCTGTCCACTCACGCCTCCACCCACCAAGACTACAGCATGAGCGTCCTCGACGTGTTCTCAGTggacagagacggagagagcagcagcttcctctcacaGATACACAACAG GACTCTGCTGTGGCACGGCTCCCGTCTGTCTAACTGGGTCGGGATCCTCAGTCAGGGGCTCAGAGTGGCCCCCCCCGAAGCCCCCGCCACCGGATACATG TTTGGTAAAGGGATCTACTTTGCTGACATGTCGTCAAAGAGCGCCAACTACTGCTTCGCCAATCAGAACAACCACGTTGGACTGTTGCTGCTGTGCGAG GTCGCGCTGGGAGACAGTCACGAGCTGCTCGATGCCGACTACGAGGCCGCTAACCTGCCCGCTGGTAAACACAGCACCAAGGGCCTGGGACAGACCGGACCCGACCCCAAGAACTCAGTCACCCT ggGCGGTGTCACGGTGCCGATGGGGCCCGGGGTGAAGACGGGCGTGGGTAAGAACAGCGTTTACTCCCTCCTCTACAACGAGTTCATCGTGTACAACCCGGCTCAGACTCGCATGAGGTACCTGCTGCGGATCAAGTTCAACTACGCTTCACTGTGGTGA
- the si:ch211-284o19.8 gene encoding protein lifeguard 1, whose translation MADASDPEKSSSPPSPPPSYSYQQQPPPAYSPVPAEYCPTMTEAACTSEPGPVNESFKDTLPETQSDPTAPTEPSAFEDQLVRRGFVRKVFSILTLQLVFTFTVVCVFTFSSVVKEAVQENLWVFLSSVLIFGVVVVPLALCESFRRRYPWNIVGLVVVTLSFSYMVGTMASFYDTDVVFIMMGVTLVITVVIIAFSAQTRYDFTTCYGILLILSVEILMFGFFAIFFSNIGAIAYGCLGALVYSMFLMIDCQLMMGAMSYRLDPEEYINATLTIYLDIVIIFLCLLGRR comes from the exons ATGGCGGACGCATCAGACCCAGAAAAGtcctcatcaccaccatcaccaccaccttcGTACTCCTACCAGCAGCAGCCCCCACCAGCCTACTCCCCAGTCCCAGCAGAGTACTGTCCAACCATGACTGAGGCGGCCTGCACCAGTGAGCCGGGCCCTGTGAACGAGTCGTTTAAGGACACTCTCCCAGAAACCCAGTCCGACCCGACCGCCCCCACAGAGCCGTCTGCTTTTGAAGACCAGCTGGTGAGGAGAGGGTTTGTTAGAAAG GTGTTCAGCATCCTGACTCTGCAGCTGGTCTTCACCTtcactgtggtgtgtgtgttcaccttctCCAGCGTGGTGAAAGAGGCGGTGCAGGAGAACCTGTGGGTCTTCCTCAGCTCCGTCCTCATCTTCGGCGTGGTCGTGGTCCCCCTCGCCCTCTGTGAATCCTTCAGACGTCGGTACCCTTGGAACATCGTGGGCCTG GTTGTGGTCACCCTGAGCTTCTCGTACATGGTGGGAACCATGGCCTCGTTCTACGACACTGATGTTGTGTTCATCATGATGGGAGTGACGCTGGTGATCACTGTGGTAATCATCGCCTTCTCAGCACAG acCCGTTATGATTTCACGACTTGTTACGGTATTCTGCTGATCCTGTCGGTCGAAATCCTCATGTTTGGATTCTTCGCCATCTTCTTCTCCAACATCGGTGCCATCGCCTACGGGTGTCTGGGAGCTCTGGTGTATTCAATG tttCTCATGATTGACTGTCAGCTGATGATGGGGGCGATGAGCTACCGCCTGGATCCCGAAGAATACATCAACGCCACCCTCACCATCTACCTCGACATCgtcatcatcttcctctgccTACTggggaggaggtga
- the zgc:66427 gene encoding E3 ubiquitin-protein ligase znrf1 → MGTRASRLQEDPAPSAFGKDGTKRDSYRRPRLARPTSLMVDFSGSFEDTEANRSRSEEGSDSDLGQHGASADGSPADHHSIPSSGISQASPADDHHGEGKPGEDGNTSPEAPVDAEHQPGEETGRTPHRTFSERLPGNRHSSGRSVGARSARVRGTHQRPVSEAWIGLYRVNNRHGNIRCPFCSKPFPGGRIEDHLLSCLTSPPLPYNTDVLSKDSGECSICLEDLVQGETIARLACLCVYHKSCIDSWSKVKPCCPEHPFD, encoded by the exons ATGGGCACCAGAGCCAGTCGCCTCCAGGAGGACCCGGCGCCGTCCGCCTTCGGGAAAGATGGCACCAAGCGGGACTCCTACCGGCGACCCCGCCTCGCCAGACCCACCAGCCTCATGGTGGACTTCTCCGGAAGCTTCGAGGACACGGAGGCCAACCGGAGCCGATCGGAGGAGGGCAGCGACTCGGACCTGGGGCAGCACGGGGCGAGCGCCGACGGAAGCCCCGCCGACCACCACAGCATCCCGTCCTCCGGCATCAGCCAGGCGTCCCCCGCGGACGACCACCACGGCGAGGGGAAACCCGGGGAAGACGGCAACACGAGCCCGGAGGCTCCCGTCGACGCGGAGCATCAGCCCGGGGAGGAGACAGGCCGCACGCCCCACCGCACTTTTTCCGAGCGGCTGCCCGGGAATCGGCACTCTTCGGGCCGCAGCGTTGGCGCAAGATCCGCCCGGGTCCGGGGCACGCACCAGCGGCCGGTGTCCGAGGCATGGATCGGCCTGTACCGTGTGAACAACCGCCATGgca ATATCCGTTGTCCTTTCTGCTCGAAGCCTTTCCCCGGGGGTCGGATCGAGGATCACCTGTTGAGCTGCCTCACGTCTCCCCCCCTACCTTACAATA cggATGTGCTAAGTAAAGACAGTGGAGAGTGCTCCATCTGTTTGGAGGATCTGGTCCAGGGAGAGACCATCGCCAGGCTGGCTTGCCTCTGCGTCTACCATAAGAG ctgcATTGATTCCTGGTCCAAAGTGAAGCCGTGCTGCCCCGAGCATCCCTTCGATTGA